The proteins below are encoded in one region of Arthrobacter sp. CJ23:
- a CDS encoding carbohydrate ABC transporter permease → MRIPDRRFALYLMTPAALFLAVFVAYPLFRLVADSFFKISPIVGGPRDFVGLDNYFRAFASEAFMGAGWRTLAYTVVVVTLEFALGLGMALLFTTLGRKSQVWRTAFLYPLMIAPIVAGLLWKFLMIDNFGLIGTLLHQAGILFNPNQIGWLSDPDIVLFSVAIPDIWLTTSFMCLVLFAGLQNIPGDLIEAARLDGARAPALLFRIILPLLRPVIAVALVVRGIDAARAFDTILIQTNGGPQSASETMSLLIYRTMIRFGDPGLASAMGTIYLVAMLAVAFFAVTTIWRPGKDS, encoded by the coding sequence GTGCGTATCCCTGATCGCCGCTTCGCCCTCTACCTGATGACCCCGGCGGCGTTGTTCCTCGCAGTATTTGTTGCCTACCCGTTGTTCAGGCTCGTGGCCGACAGTTTCTTCAAGATTTCCCCCATCGTCGGCGGTCCACGCGACTTCGTCGGCCTGGACAACTACTTCCGGGCCTTCGCCTCCGAAGCCTTCATGGGCGCCGGCTGGCGGACCCTCGCCTACACCGTGGTGGTGGTGACCCTCGAGTTTGCGCTGGGCCTCGGCATGGCGCTCCTCTTCACCACCCTCGGCCGCAAGTCCCAGGTGTGGCGGACAGCCTTCCTGTACCCGCTCATGATCGCCCCGATCGTGGCCGGACTGCTGTGGAAGTTCCTCATGATCGACAACTTCGGCCTCATCGGGACTCTCCTGCACCAGGCCGGCATCCTGTTCAACCCCAACCAGATCGGCTGGCTGTCCGACCCGGACATCGTGCTCTTCTCGGTCGCCATCCCGGACATCTGGCTGACCACGTCGTTCATGTGCCTGGTGTTGTTCGCCGGGCTCCAGAACATCCCCGGCGACCTCATCGAGGCCGCCCGCCTGGACGGTGCCAGGGCCCCGGCGCTCCTGTTCCGGATCATCCTCCCGTTGCTCCGGCCGGTCATCGCCGTGGCACTGGTGGTCCGTGGCATCGATGCCGCCCGTGCCTTTGACACCATCCTCATCCAGACCAACGGCGGCCCGCAGTCCGCCTCCGAGACCATGAGCCTGCTGATCTACCGGACCATGATCCGCTTCGGCGATCCGGGACTGGCCAGCGCCATGGGCACCATCTACCTGGTGGCGATGCTCGCCGTCGCGTTCTTCGCGGTGACCACCATCTGGCGACCAGGAAAGGACAGTTGA
- a CDS encoding ABC transporter substrate-binding protein, protein MSARKTISKLASIGGICTAVALTATACGAGGPASSGSAASSINVLVEAGGHAELTGIAEQCKKDTGIDVNFVELPYDGLFNRLSSEFSSGAVSFDVAALDSVWLPSFKDAVQPIDELFTDEAKKDIFPALVKEANVDGHYIGMPAWTNAEIILYRKDLFEDAANKAGFKAKYGYDLAAPTTWKQYQDISEFFTKDGMYGTDVKGAVETEWMAHVLQAGSPMVLDANNNVVIDNAAHKEALDFYTSLSKSAPPGAAQVDWAAAQNLFNQGKTVMTRFWAHAYRQIPKDAPVYGKVGTAAMIGGSAGVAGVPGPWYLSVPKATKNADNAKKFVKCAYEHNSMGIESSLGLAARISAFEKYQDKPGYESFKPLIETLNAKATATRPATAKWQQIVDTVLIPTLQKSVAGGDSKALLSEAKTQVQALLK, encoded by the coding sequence ATGTCAGCTCGAAAGACCATCTCCAAGCTCGCCTCCATCGGCGGCATCTGCACGGCAGTCGCCCTCACGGCGACTGCATGCGGCGCAGGGGGCCCGGCGTCGTCGGGAAGCGCTGCAAGCTCCATCAATGTCCTCGTCGAAGCCGGCGGCCACGCCGAACTCACCGGCATCGCCGAGCAGTGCAAGAAGGACACCGGCATCGACGTCAACTTCGTCGAACTGCCCTACGACGGCCTGTTCAACAGGCTCTCCAGCGAATTCTCCTCCGGCGCCGTTTCCTTCGACGTCGCCGCCCTGGACTCAGTCTGGCTCCCCAGCTTCAAGGACGCCGTCCAGCCGATCGACGAGCTCTTCACCGATGAGGCCAAGAAGGACATCTTCCCGGCGCTCGTCAAGGAAGCCAACGTGGATGGCCACTACATCGGCATGCCCGCGTGGACCAACGCCGAGATCATCCTCTACCGCAAGGACCTCTTCGAAGACGCAGCCAACAAGGCCGGCTTCAAGGCCAAATACGGCTACGATCTCGCGGCACCCACCACCTGGAAGCAGTACCAGGACATCTCCGAGTTCTTCACCAAGGACGGCATGTACGGCACGGACGTCAAGGGTGCCGTGGAAACCGAATGGATGGCCCACGTCCTCCAGGCCGGGTCTCCCATGGTCCTGGATGCCAACAACAACGTGGTGATCGACAATGCCGCCCACAAGGAGGCACTCGACTTCTACACGAGCCTGTCCAAGTCGGCCCCCCCGGGCGCCGCTCAGGTTGACTGGGCCGCCGCGCAGAACCTGTTCAACCAGGGCAAGACCGTCATGACCCGCTTCTGGGCACACGCCTACCGGCAGATCCCCAAGGACGCCCCGGTGTACGGCAAGGTGGGCACCGCAGCCATGATCGGCGGCTCCGCCGGCGTCGCAGGCGTCCCCGGACCGTGGTACCTCTCGGTCCCCAAGGCCACCAAGAACGCGGACAACGCCAAGAAGTTCGTCAAGTGCGCCTACGAGCACAACAGCATGGGCATCGAATCCAGCCTGGGCCTCGCGGCACGTATCTCGGCCTTCGAGAAGTACCAGGACAAGCCCGGCTATGAGAGCTTCAAGCCGCTCATCGAAACGCTCAATGCCAAGGCCACGGCAACCCGCCCGGCCACGGCCAAGTGGCAGCAGATCGTGGACACCGTCCTGATCCCCACGCTGCAGAAGTCGGTGGCCGGCGGCGACAGCAAGGCCCTCCTGAGCGAGGCCAAGACCCAGGTCCAGGCGCTCCTCAAGTAA
- a CDS encoding carbohydrate ABC transporter permease, whose amino-acid sequence MTSRTVAPPSGATSPSGPRKRRGVNREGLEAGRRSTRTLLWILLVAAMVLYGFPFLYLLFTSFKTPIDTIAVPPTILPREWTLENYTNALGRSGVLASIINSTQTAIISTLLSLLLAVPAAYGITRYKTASGRVFIMAALVTRMVPPVAIGIPLASMMASVGLADTPIALSIAHTTISLPLSIWLMSSFFEAVPRDLEEAATVDGCSRLGALWRVVIPVVSGGIAVTAIFAFLASWNEFLFALLMTAIRSQTTPVVIANFQTQFGLDWGSMTALAAVYSIPVILLTLLLQRKIVAGMTLGAVKG is encoded by the coding sequence ATGACCAGCCGAACCGTTGCGCCGCCGTCGGGCGCCACCAGCCCAAGCGGCCCGCGCAAGCGCCGTGGAGTCAATCGCGAAGGCCTTGAGGCGGGACGCCGCAGTACCCGGACTCTTCTCTGGATCCTGCTCGTCGCCGCCATGGTGCTGTACGGCTTCCCGTTCCTGTACCTGCTCTTCACGTCCTTCAAGACCCCCATTGATACCATCGCGGTCCCGCCCACCATCCTCCCCAGGGAATGGACGCTGGAGAACTACACCAACGCCCTGGGCCGCAGCGGCGTGCTGGCCTCCATCATCAACAGCACCCAGACGGCCATCATCAGCACCCTGCTATCGCTGCTCCTGGCCGTACCGGCCGCCTACGGCATCACCCGGTACAAGACCGCCAGCGGACGCGTGTTCATCATGGCCGCGCTGGTGACCCGCATGGTGCCACCGGTGGCGATCGGCATCCCGCTGGCGTCCATGATGGCCTCGGTCGGCCTGGCCGATACCCCGATTGCGCTGTCCATCGCCCACACCACCATCTCGCTGCCCCTTTCCATCTGGCTCATGTCCAGCTTCTTCGAAGCGGTTCCCCGTGACCTGGAGGAAGCGGCGACCGTGGACGGTTGCAGCAGGCTCGGCGCCCTCTGGCGGGTGGTGATCCCCGTGGTCTCCGGCGGCATCGCCGTCACCGCGATCTTCGCCTTCCTGGCCTCCTGGAACGAATTCCTCTTCGCACTCCTGATGACGGCGATCCGCTCGCAGACCACCCCGGTGGTGATCGCCAACTTCCAGACCCAGTTCGGCCTGGACTGGGGATCCATGACGGCGCTCGCAGCCGTCTACTCGATCCCGGTCATCCTCCTCACGCTTCTCTTGCAGCGCAAGATCGTGGCAGGCATGACGCTCGGCGCCGTCAAGGGCTAG